From Psychrobacillus sp. FSL K6-2836, a single genomic window includes:
- a CDS encoding MGMT family protein: protein MNPFTKKVIHIIKSIPSGKVMTYGQIAKVAGSPRGARQVVRVLHSMSAKYNLPWHRVINAKGEIVIADEESAYSQKVMLEVEGVHFSASGRVDLKKSRYELNVVEEDWI from the coding sequence ATGAACCCTTTTACTAAAAAAGTAATTCATATTATAAAATCTATTCCATCAGGAAAAGTGATGACGTATGGACAAATTGCAAAAGTTGCAGGAAGCCCTAGAGGAGCAAGACAGGTTGTTCGTGTTTTACATTCTATGAGTGCCAAATATAATCTTCCTTGGCACCGTGTGATTAATGCGAAAGGGGAAATTGTTATAGCTGATGAAGAATCGGCATACTCACAAAAAGTGATGCTAGAAGTGGAAGGAGTCCATTTTTCTGCCAGTGGACGTGTAGATTTAAAAAAATCACGTTATGAACTCAATGTAGTAGAGGAAGATTGGATATAA
- a CDS encoding NUDIX hydrolase, whose protein sequence is MFSWKGAAGICVNDQKDVLMVLQAAPGEDKKWTVPSGTLEEGETLEECCIREFSEETGFIVKTLDKVHNKSGVISTHGISYYVDYFLVEIISGEITIQDPDEFIHEIAWKSLEEIQDLDLAYPEDIHIIEKVLKNAADKLPN, encoded by the coding sequence ATGTTTAGCTGGAAAGGTGCAGCAGGTATTTGTGTAAATGATCAGAAGGATGTGTTAATGGTACTTCAAGCAGCTCCGGGAGAAGATAAGAAATGGACAGTGCCATCAGGTACGCTTGAAGAAGGCGAAACATTAGAGGAATGCTGTATAAGAGAATTCAGCGAGGAAACTGGATTCATAGTGAAAACGTTGGACAAGGTACATAATAAAAGTGGAGTTATTAGTACGCATGGCATCTCTTACTATGTGGACTACTTTTTAGTAGAAATAATAAGCGGTGAAATAACAATTCAGGATCCAGATGAATTTATACATGAAATTGCTTGGAAGTCACTTGAGGAAATCCAAGACTTAGATCTTGCTTATCCAGAGGATATCCACATAATCGAGAAAGTATTAAAAAATGCTGCAGATAAACTTCCAAATTAG
- a CDS encoding MerR family transcriptional regulator — MEYTVQKLGQLAGISTRTLRYYDEIGLLKPARINSSGYRIYGTTEVDRLQQILFYRELGVNLDSIKEIMTSPTFDGTQALRDHREKLLEKRAQLDALINNVDKSIRQTEREISMTDKEKFEGFKQKLVDDNEKKYGKEIREKYGEDAVNKSNAKVKEMTNEQYEEIQKLEEQLFNNLKSAMDTGDPAGELAQKAADLHKQWLCFYWDQYSKEAHVGLAEMYVADERFTAYYDKVQSGATAFLRDAIVIYTK, encoded by the coding sequence GTGGAATACACCGTACAAAAGCTTGGTCAGCTTGCTGGTATCAGTACGAGGACACTTCGATATTACGATGAGATTGGACTACTTAAACCGGCACGCATCAACTCATCTGGGTATCGTATATACGGAACTACTGAAGTAGATCGACTGCAGCAAATACTGTTTTACCGCGAACTTGGGGTAAATTTAGATAGCATTAAAGAAATCATGACTTCCCCTACATTTGACGGAACCCAGGCACTTCGAGATCATCGTGAAAAACTGCTTGAAAAAAGGGCGCAACTAGATGCACTTATCAACAATGTGGATAAATCAATTAGGCAAACAGAAAGGGAGATAAGCATGACGGATAAAGAAAAATTTGAAGGCTTCAAACAAAAACTTGTCGATGACAATGAGAAGAAATACGGAAAAGAAATTCGAGAAAAGTACGGCGAGGATGCTGTGAATAAGTCCAATGCAAAAGTAAAGGAAATGACAAACGAGCAATATGAGGAAATTCAAAAATTAGAAGAGCAACTGTTTAACAATTTAAAATCTGCTATGGATACTGGAGATCCTGCAGGTGAACTGGCTCAAAAAGCAGCAGACTTGCATAAACAATGGCTTTGCTTTTACTGGGATCAATACTCTAAAGAGGCGCATGTTGGTCTTGCAGAAATGTACGTGGCTGACGAACGCTTTACCGCTTATTACGATAAAGTACAATCGGGTGCAACTGCATTTTTACGGGATGCGATTGTTATTTACACAAAGTGA
- a CDS encoding histidine phosphatase family protein produces MTTIGFVRHGVTAWNKEGRAQGNTDVPLDEEGIQMAEQAAERIQFEEWDVIYTSPLIRAKKTAEIIAKKLPGIDFIQDKRLGEIGGGIIEGTTEAERIAKWGLDWRNQDIGFEPEDVIISRGMSFIEEIKQNYPGKRVLVVSHGGFISRLLYALVPDGEFSRDIGNTSVTIVELGNHENVCHLFNCMKHLEVKEVQ; encoded by the coding sequence ATGACAACGATAGGATTTGTAAGACATGGTGTCACAGCGTGGAATAAAGAAGGGAGAGCACAGGGGAACACAGATGTACCTTTAGATGAAGAAGGAATCCAAATGGCAGAGCAAGCAGCAGAAAGAATACAGTTCGAGGAATGGGACGTCATTTATACAAGTCCACTCATCCGTGCTAAGAAAACAGCTGAAATAATTGCAAAGAAACTTCCGGGTATCGACTTTATCCAAGATAAACGTCTAGGAGAAATTGGTGGAGGCATAATCGAAGGAACGACTGAAGCTGAACGGATTGCTAAATGGGGACTAGATTGGAGAAATCAGGATATTGGCTTTGAGCCGGAAGATGTTATTATTTCTCGTGGGATGTCCTTTATAGAAGAAATAAAACAAAATTACCCGGGAAAACGAGTGCTCGTAGTTAGTCATGGTGGCTTCATAAGTAGATTATTATATGCACTTGTTCCAGACGGTGAATTTTCTCGTGATATCGGCAACACTTCTGTTACAATTGTGGAACTGGGGAATCATGAAAACGTTTGTCATTTATTTAACTGTATGAAACATTTAGAAGTGAAAGAGGTGCAATGA
- a CDS encoding cupin domain-containing protein, giving the protein MMRDASYYIKNLGLEPHPEGGYFQSSYYSKNPNGNGKLYTSIYFLLGAGDVSHFHRLKSDELWYFHDGSSLLVHVIDEEGNYVEHKLGLDIENGEVPQVLVPKNTIFGSSVMEGGTFSLVGCMVAPGFEYDDFELFTQKELLHDYPQHKEIIYKMAYETLPESE; this is encoded by the coding sequence ATGATGAGGGATGCTTCCTACTATATAAAGAATTTAGGGTTAGAGCCACATCCAGAAGGAGGGTATTTTCAAAGTAGTTATTATTCCAAGAATCCTAACGGTAATGGGAAATTGTATACGAGTATCTATTTTCTATTAGGTGCTGGGGATGTGTCCCATTTTCACCGATTAAAGTCGGATGAGCTATGGTATTTCCATGATGGTAGCTCACTTTTAGTACATGTAATTGATGAGGAAGGTAATTATGTGGAACATAAGCTTGGCTTAGATATAGAAAATGGGGAAGTTCCTCAAGTGTTGGTGCCCAAAAATACTATTTTTGGATCTTCCGTTATGGAGGGTGGTACATTTTCACTCGTCGGATGCATGGTAGCACCGGGATTTGAATACGATGATTTTGAACTTTTTACGCAAAAGGAATTGTTACATGATTATCCTCAACATAAAGAAATTATTTATAAAATGGCTTATGAAACATTGCCAGAGTCTGAGTAG
- the nagZ gene encoding beta-N-acetylhexosaminidase — protein MTKKVVILLLLFLVIAIIVMLKEPNGDGNVREGVPLEVSSDTETIVSLLFELAEKGQTINSPFIVGETTIQKVHELWGDPERKSENASAIYEEFLSNDASVGHRSEVVFDIRSSSPEIQQIHLEDIKSIKGEPDKIRSYQDDQVDQTILIYDVTKNIQLKWILPKPTQENPNPVVHHISVFTEIEESVSLSDLSLEEKVGQMIFAGIKGTVITNETKKIISTHQVGGIILFKDNLKNADQSVSLLNSIKEENIKNKVPLFLGVDEEGGRVARLPDLTKLPTSEYLGKQNDAALSYNIGKLLGKELSAFGFNLDFAPVLDINSNPDNPIIGDRSFGTDAEIVSKLGLQLMKGIQSEQVISVVKHFPGHGDTAVDSHKELPIIQKSLADLHALELIPFTRAIEQGVEVIMMGHILLPKIDSTYPASISKVIITDVLREQLDYEGVIITDDMTMKAILNNFEISEAAVSAVKAGNDIVLVAHDYANVKKVKEAILQAIEAGEITEQRIDESVKRVLAIKKKYNLSNKQLDGVNIQELNQSINETLGR, from the coding sequence ATGACGAAGAAAGTAGTAATACTTCTTCTATTGTTTTTAGTAATTGCCATAATTGTAATGCTCAAAGAACCTAATGGAGATGGAAATGTGCGGGAGGGAGTGCCGTTAGAAGTGTCTTCAGATACGGAAACCATTGTATCTCTCTTGTTTGAACTTGCGGAAAAAGGACAAACGATTAATTCGCCTTTTATCGTAGGAGAAACCACCATTCAAAAAGTGCATGAACTATGGGGGGATCCAGAGCGAAAAAGTGAAAATGCTAGTGCCATTTATGAGGAGTTTCTATCTAACGATGCTTCAGTAGGTCATCGATCTGAAGTTGTTTTTGATATACGCTCCAGTTCACCTGAAATCCAACAAATCCATCTCGAGGATATTAAATCCATTAAAGGGGAACCGGATAAAATTAGAAGCTATCAGGATGACCAAGTAGATCAAACGATACTTATATATGACGTCACAAAGAACATTCAATTGAAATGGATACTGCCTAAGCCAACGCAGGAAAATCCAAATCCAGTGGTTCATCATATTTCCGTTTTCACAGAAATTGAAGAATCAGTCTCCTTATCCGATTTAAGTCTAGAAGAAAAAGTCGGGCAAATGATATTTGCAGGGATAAAAGGAACCGTCATTACAAATGAAACAAAGAAAATCATATCTACACATCAAGTGGGCGGTATTATTTTGTTCAAGGATAATTTAAAGAATGCGGATCAATCTGTTTCCTTATTAAATTCGATAAAAGAAGAAAATATTAAGAATAAAGTTCCGCTATTTTTAGGTGTAGATGAAGAAGGGGGTAGAGTTGCTAGGCTACCGGACTTAACTAAGCTACCGACAAGCGAATATCTAGGAAAGCAAAATGATGCTGCGCTTTCTTATAATATCGGAAAACTATTAGGAAAAGAATTAAGTGCATTTGGTTTTAACTTAGACTTTGCTCCTGTCCTTGATATAAATAGTAATCCAGACAATCCGATTATTGGAGACCGATCCTTTGGAACTGATGCGGAGATAGTAAGTAAGCTTGGGCTGCAGCTGATGAAAGGTATTCAAAGTGAGCAGGTCATTTCGGTCGTAAAGCATTTCCCGGGTCATGGCGACACTGCTGTAGATTCCCATAAAGAGCTACCAATAATTCAAAAAAGTTTAGCGGATTTACATGCACTTGAGTTAATACCTTTTACCCGAGCAATAGAGCAAGGTGTGGAGGTCATTATGATGGGTCATATTTTACTGCCGAAAATAGATTCTACATACCCAGCTTCCATATCTAAGGTCATTATTACCGATGTGTTGAGGGAACAACTAGATTATGAAGGTGTTATCATAACAGATGACATGACGATGAAAGCAATCTTAAATAACTTTGAAATAAGTGAAGCAGCCGTATCTGCAGTAAAAGCAGGGAATGACATTGTGTTAGTAGCACATGACTACGCAAATGTAAAAAAAGTGAAAGAGGCAATACTCCAAGCGATAGAAGCTGGAGAAATTACAGAACAAAGAATTGATGAAAGCGTGAAACGAGTTCTCGCTATTAAAAAGAAATATAATTTGAGTAATAAACAACTAGATGGGGTAAATATACAGGAGTTGAACCAATCAATTAATGAAACATTAGGGAGATGA
- a CDS encoding alpha/beta fold hydrolase — translation MKTTNSNIVYKEEGQGETLLLIHGFCGSSEYWSKVMPKLSESFRVIAIDLPGHGESEGYDSVQEIDQYASVIKDFLEELGIEKATMFGHSLGGYITLAFAERYSEYLNGFSLIHSTGFPDSAEAKEGRITSAEKIEQDGIDSFIDGLVPKLFAPDNVETYKQSIEDVKKVGYGTPAQGAKNALNAMKERKDRTEVLANTKLPVLLIAGENDQLIPTDKTFTASGKNIKQVVIKGTGHMSMYEAPEELCNAILTYLK, via the coding sequence ATGAAAACTACTAATTCTAACATTGTTTATAAAGAGGAAGGCCAAGGAGAAACGCTACTACTAATCCACGGATTTTGTGGCAGCTCCGAATATTGGAGTAAAGTAATGCCTAAGCTTTCCGAAAGCTTTAGAGTAATTGCAATCGACCTTCCTGGACATGGAGAATCTGAAGGTTACGACAGCGTGCAGGAAATAGACCAATACGCATCAGTTATAAAGGACTTTTTAGAAGAATTAGGAATAGAGAAAGCAACGATGTTCGGTCATTCATTAGGAGGCTATATCACATTGGCCTTCGCAGAAAGATATAGTGAATATTTAAATGGCTTCTCTTTAATTCATTCCACAGGATTTCCTGACTCTGCAGAAGCAAAGGAAGGAAGAATTACGTCTGCTGAAAAAATAGAGCAGGATGGTATCGATTCCTTCATTGACGGGCTAGTTCCCAAGCTGTTTGCTCCAGATAATGTGGAAACCTACAAACAATCCATCGAGGACGTGAAGAAGGTTGGTTATGGAACTCCCGCACAAGGAGCAAAAAATGCACTTAATGCGATGAAAGAAAGAAAGGATCGTACCGAAGTTTTGGCAAATACTAAGCTACCTGTACTTTTAATAGCTGGTGAAAATGACCAACTTATTCCAACTGACAAGACATTTACAGCAAGTGGAAAAAATATCAAGCAAGTAGTCATAAAGGGCACAGGGCATATGAGTATGTATGAGGCACCAGAAGAACTGTGTAATGCCATTCTAACTTATTTAAAGTAG
- a CDS encoding DUF421 domain-containing protein produces the protein METFFEMNFWEMILRSTLSFIVLLILARLLGKKQLSQLTFFHYITGITVGSIAAEIASQHETPFLDGLIALIWWTVLTLLMSYISLKFPTIRTWIDDEPTIVIKDGEISTKSLKSARLHMDDVLMMLREQSIFSIQDVHYAVLETNGELSVMKKVGLQEATKQDVKVPLTLPLFIPSEIIADGKIVKKNLDELDLTEEWVMKKLRKHGVDSVSDVFYAQLQTNGSLYISLRENGI, from the coding sequence ATGGAGACCTTTTTCGAAATGAACTTTTGGGAAATGATTTTGAGATCCACCCTTTCCTTCATAGTGTTGCTTATATTAGCAAGACTATTAGGAAAGAAACAACTGAGCCAACTCACTTTTTTCCACTATATTACCGGTATAACAGTCGGTTCTATTGCTGCCGAAATTGCCTCCCAACATGAAACACCCTTTCTTGATGGATTGATTGCACTTATTTGGTGGACGGTCCTCACGTTATTAATGAGTTATATATCTTTGAAATTCCCTACAATCCGAACATGGATTGATGATGAGCCTACCATTGTCATAAAAGACGGTGAAATCAGTACAAAGTCTTTAAAGTCAGCACGTTTACATATGGACGATGTATTAATGATGCTAAGAGAGCAATCTATTTTTTCTATTCAGGACGTACATTATGCTGTTCTTGAAACGAACGGTGAATTAAGCGTGATGAAAAAAGTTGGTTTGCAAGAAGCTACAAAACAGGATGTTAAAGTACCACTTACTCTTCCTTTATTTATACCCTCTGAAATAATAGCTGATGGTAAAATTGTAAAAAAGAATCTAGATGAATTAGATTTAACCGAAGAATGGGTTATGAAGAAACTAAGAAAACATGGAGTAGATTCAGTTAGTGACGTGTTTTATGCACAATTACAAACAAACGGCTCGTTGTATATTAGCTTAAGGGAAAATGGGATTTAA
- a CDS encoding MFS transporter — translation MSKLNSSHKMGNPVYPIMFAIGVCHLFNDTLQAVIPAMFPVLESELGLTFTQLGLISFVLNIVASVLQPIVGFISDKKPMPYALPLGMLCSLVGMAGLALAPEYWVILVSVIFLGLGSAVFHPEGSRVSFMAAGSKRGLSQSIYQVGGNSGQALAPLISAFILVPLGQKGAALFLVVAAVGIFLLSKISAWYKKQLEAEKLSKRKRTLLSSLPALTKKQVGVALTLLMVLIFARSFYVTNMTNFYIFHLMENYGMTIKEGQLIIFIFLALGAVGTFFGGPMADRMGRRNVIILSMAVPIPLSLLLPYVPVWAIILLLIAIGFFIMLSFSVTVVYAQELVPSKIGTMAGLTVGLAFGMGAIGAVVIGMLMDYVGVYTTMIVVSTLPIIGLVALALPKDRKITM, via the coding sequence ATGTCCAAGTTGAACTCCAGTCACAAAATGGGTAATCCAGTATATCCCATAATGTTCGCAATAGGAGTATGTCACCTATTTAATGACACGTTGCAGGCGGTAATTCCTGCAATGTTTCCTGTATTAGAATCGGAACTAGGTCTTACATTTACCCAGCTAGGTTTAATCTCATTTGTATTAAATATTGTTGCATCGGTTCTACAGCCGATTGTAGGATTTATAAGTGATAAAAAACCTATGCCTTATGCATTACCGCTTGGGATGTTGTGCTCCTTAGTTGGGATGGCAGGATTAGCCCTTGCACCAGAGTATTGGGTGATTCTCGTATCGGTAATATTTTTAGGGTTGGGTTCAGCAGTATTTCATCCAGAAGGATCGCGGGTATCCTTTATGGCAGCGGGATCTAAACGAGGACTCTCACAATCTATTTATCAAGTGGGAGGAAATTCTGGACAAGCACTTGCTCCGCTTATAAGTGCATTTATACTAGTGCCTTTGGGTCAAAAAGGAGCAGCACTATTTTTAGTTGTTGCCGCAGTGGGGATATTCCTATTATCGAAGATTTCTGCATGGTATAAAAAGCAGTTGGAGGCGGAGAAGCTTTCCAAAAGAAAGAGAACGCTTCTCTCTTCACTCCCAGCTTTAACTAAAAAACAAGTCGGTGTGGCCTTAACTCTTTTGATGGTCTTAATTTTTGCTCGCTCCTTTTATGTTACCAATATGACCAATTTTTATATTTTTCATTTGATGGAGAACTATGGTATGACTATAAAAGAAGGGCAGTTAATTATTTTTATCTTTCTGGCATTAGGGGCAGTAGGGACTTTTTTCGGTGGACCTATGGCGGATCGAATGGGAAGAAGAAATGTCATTATATTGTCAATGGCGGTCCCAATCCCATTAAGTCTATTACTACCGTACGTACCTGTTTGGGCAATTATATTGTTGCTCATTGCGATAGGATTTTTCATCATGCTAAGCTTCTCGGTAACTGTCGTTTATGCGCAGGAGCTTGTACCGAGTAAAATTGGGACGATGGCTGGGTTAACTGTGGGTCTAGCATTTGGAATGGGAGCTATTGGAGCAGTGGTAATCGGGATGTTAATGGATTATGTAGGTGTTTACACGACCATGATTGTCGTTTCGACGTTACCAATAATAGGGTTAGTGGCACTGGCACTACCCAAGGACCGAAAAATAACGATGTGA